In Dehalococcoidia bacterium, the following proteins share a genomic window:
- a CDS encoding glycosyltransferase family 2 protein — protein sequence MIMNRDFGVVIIARDEENNIGDCLASICSVGAAPVSVVVDSRTNDNTAEIARKYTPLIEVVSGNRGKLRNVGYKKLNLPYVVFVDADMRITPGYFEALHRAITENKRLAFVGGAQKPLGCCLFGAMDCEYWNYRRAIGAGGTIFRVEALDDVGGFRDDLNVGEDGELAQRLLGNGWQKKWVGTAAFGHYYASSTKTWYNKMTHGAAAGFQLRGILRLLLSPIIGMHAAWDRRQPHMVWYVPLRSLALLVGAGIRREYTPFTEIKRSNS from the coding sequence ATGATTATGAACAGAGATTTCGGTGTGGTCATCATTGCACGGGACGAGGAAAACAATATTGGTGATTGCCTTGCAAGTATTTGTTCAGTTGGCGCAGCTCCTGTTTCAGTTGTCGTGGACAGCCGGACGAATGACAATACGGCTGAAATTGCACGGAAGTATACGCCGCTAATAGAAGTGGTGAGTGGTAATCGGGGTAAACTGCGAAACGTTGGTTATAAGAAGCTAAACTTGCCCTATGTGGTATTTGTCGATGCGGACATGCGGATCACTCCCGGTTATTTTGAAGCACTGCATCGGGCGATCACTGAAAATAAGAGATTAGCGTTCGTAGGCGGCGCACAAAAACCCCTTGGGTGTTGCCTTTTTGGAGCTATGGATTGCGAATATTGGAATTATAGACGTGCAATTGGTGCAGGAGGGACAATATTCCGAGTAGAAGCTTTGGATGACGTAGGGGGATTTAGGGACGATCTAAACGTGGGTGAAGACGGGGAACTCGCTCAACGTCTGCTTGGTAATGGCTGGCAGAAAAAGTGGGTTGGGACTGCCGCTTTTGGACATTACTACGCTTCATCTACTAAAACATGGTATAACAAGATGACACATGGAGCAGCGGCTGGCTTTCAACTACGTGGGATATTACGGTTATTGTTAAGTCCAATTATAGGGATGCATGCTGCGTGGGATCGGCGGCAGCCGCATATGGTTTGGTATGTGCCTTTGCGGTCACTTGCGCTTCTCGTCGGTGCGGGGATAAGGCGGGAATACACTCCTTTCACTGAAATTAAAAGGTCTAACTCTTAA
- a CDS encoding glycosyltransferase family 2 protein: MGHDLVNRKLKISAVVVNYNSGLHLRECIEGLLQNLEVEYSLDEIVVVDNQSTDGSLALIESHPKVRVVRSHTNSGYGGGCNIGYEHTSGDILLFMNPDVTLISPVECVRAAFELDANCAVVAPGIIEQGSLCNSLRSLPTVLSDALSELGINQWADHRYHRYQSNIAMNTTKDRNYFLGYAQGSAIFVRREAFVRAGKFDANFFLYYEEVDLYKRLADLGHRFIYDTRCKIRHASGGSSGSLEWRKTAIRYNSKLRYFSKHASKLWLIVHKILILIILFLKVFLHSFSVCFRRDHVSKFRAYVYAIQLYVRGYTPWQL, from the coding sequence ATGGGACATGATCTTGTCAATAGAAAATTAAAAATTTCCGCAGTCGTTGTGAACTATAATAGCGGTTTGCATTTGCGAGAATGCATTGAGGGGCTGTTGCAGAACCTCGAAGTAGAATATAGTTTAGATGAAATCGTCGTAGTTGACAACCAATCTACCGATGGCTCCCTTGCGCTTATTGAATCACATCCCAAGGTAAGGGTTGTACGATCGCACACCAATTCGGGTTACGGAGGAGGTTGCAACATAGGATATGAGCATACGAGCGGAGATATCCTACTATTCATGAACCCCGATGTTACACTGATTTCACCTGTAGAGTGCGTAAGGGCTGCGTTCGAGCTTGATGCTAATTGCGCAGTAGTAGCTCCAGGCATCATTGAACAAGGTAGCTTATGCAATTCGCTTCGGTCATTACCTACGGTATTAAGCGATGCATTATCTGAGCTTGGTATAAATCAATGGGCTGATCATAGATATCATAGATATCAGAGCAATATTGCGATGAATACAACGAAAGATCGTAACTATTTTTTGGGCTACGCGCAAGGATCTGCGATTTTTGTGAGGCGGGAAGCTTTTGTGAGGGCGGGAAAATTTGATGCAAATTTTTTTCTTTACTATGAAGAAGTCGATCTGTACAAAAGATTAGCAGATTTGGGACATAGATTTATATACGATACCAGATGTAAAATAAGGCACGCTTCGGGTGGATCATCAGGTAGTCTGGAGTGGAGAAAGACTGCTATTCGGTACAACTCGAAGCTTAGGTATTTTTCAAAACACGCTTCGAAATTATGGCTAATAGTGCACAAAATACTGATCCTGATAATACTGTTTCTCAAAGTTTTTCTACATTCGTTTTCTGTGTGCTTTCGTCGTGACCATGTTAGCAAATTTCGCGCATACGTGTATGCTATTCAGCTATACGTAAGGGGATATACTCCATGGCAATTATAA
- a CDS encoding O-antigen ligase family protein: MAIINHNYSTKRIILTRSNLANLLWAVMGLFFPAIMIYWPLFQGVFSSSFGLLRLFDLYVILLLCITFIRALIRGRVPGTDSLILLAGLFLIVLTRFISVLLSPHASPELFWSIFRFVEAFALTWVLIALRATVFERIVVWMLVVITFFETFAGIAQVILSGGTQAGTGLASGRGIYELQILLTLWGLVGLSAGEGSRGMNSLKVVLGTLGVIVTVLRTAFFQLAIALFVVYWLMPKHGRRIYRLIIILGTIIVFILVGFVELQWPLMINRIEQISTMSGTIGVRLVLWQAAFSAFQLYPVTGIGSGAFGRNQLFYFDAAGVSFREGYTDEGLSVHNTVLGFLAETGIIGLVAYFIYAIGIAIIARRLSCAAPTTFNIALAGTVVSGIIIDFIAASSFYPITITLVALLASRYIKQKKA; this comes from the coding sequence ATGGCAATTATAAACCATAATTATTCAACAAAGAGAATTATCTTAACTAGAAGCAACTTGGCAAATTTATTATGGGCAGTTATGGGACTCTTTTTCCCAGCCATAATGATATATTGGCCACTATTTCAGGGGGTCTTTTCTTCCAGCTTTGGCTTGTTAAGATTATTTGACTTGTATGTTATTTTACTTCTATGCATAACGTTTATCCGTGCGCTCATTCGGGGGAGGGTGCCTGGTACAGATTCCTTAATTCTTCTGGCAGGTCTTTTTCTCATTGTATTGACACGATTTATCAGTGTCCTTTTGTCCCCGCACGCTTCACCTGAACTGTTCTGGTCAATTTTTAGATTTGTTGAGGCTTTTGCTTTGACATGGGTCTTAATCGCCTTGCGAGCCACAGTTTTTGAGCGGATCGTGGTTTGGATGCTTGTTGTGATAACATTTTTTGAAACATTTGCAGGAATTGCGCAGGTAATATTAAGCGGAGGAACTCAAGCTGGAACGGGTCTTGCAAGTGGTCGAGGAATTTACGAACTGCAAATCCTTTTAACTCTTTGGGGTCTTGTTGGCTTAAGTGCTGGTGAAGGCTCTCGAGGCATGAACTCCTTAAAAGTTGTCTTAGGTACGCTCGGTGTAATTGTTACGGTTCTTAGAACAGCGTTTTTTCAACTTGCAATAGCTCTTTTTGTTGTTTATTGGCTAATGCCGAAGCATGGTCGCCGTATTTACAGGCTTATAATTATATTAGGAACTATAATAGTATTTATTTTAGTTGGTTTTGTTGAGCTACAATGGCCACTGATGATCAATCGAATAGAGCAAATCTCTACAATGAGTGGTACAATTGGCGTCCGGCTTGTGTTGTGGCAAGCTGCTTTTTCTGCCTTTCAGTTATATCCGGTCACGGGCATTGGGTCTGGTGCGTTTGGTAGGAATCAGCTTTTTTATTTTGATGCAGCTGGGGTCAGTTTTAGGGAAGGTTATACTGACGAGGGGCTGTCAGTGCACAATACGGTACTAGGTTTTCTTGCCGAGACAGGTATAATTGGTTTGGTAGCTTATTTTATTTATGCGATAGGAATAGCTATAATAGCCCGACGTTTAAGCTGCGCAGCTCCGACTACATTCAATATAGCACTTGCGGGGACAGTGGTTTCTGGAATTATCATTGATTTTATAGCAGCTAGTTCATTCTATCCCATCACAATAACACTAGTTGCACTCCTGGCGTCTCGTTATATTAAGCAAAAAAAAGCATAA
- a CDS encoding glycosyltransferase family 1 protein, with protein sequence MISEDFLPYIGGISHHVIKLSSALARRGHSVHLLARIPYGYKPVSTELESVKNLLVPTHTFEQGILYGLRHVEFLARGINSMKSLMRHNEFDIVHWHGLWSDSAFAAYSRRISSAKLVFTNHSSMFLEFFSNKLKCKFIKVFLTKPDICIAPSVELADKYKSVFKHVNTIFISNGVDLKTFGSPSDKLKARLTLGLPKEGIIVACPRRLCQKNGVHYLLKAIPYVPENQRPLFVVAGDGPMASDLKNLAETLKVTKHVRFVGAIPYDKMPIFYAASDFAVIPSLLEATSLAALEAMAGGLPVIASAVGGLNDLLENNDAGILVPPANSQVLATAITSLTTNSDSRKRMSVSAKNFALKYSWDEVALQTENAYKSLF encoded by the coding sequence ATGATTTCAGAGGATTTTCTCCCATACATTGGAGGAATAAGTCACCATGTTATTAAGCTTTCCAGTGCTCTTGCCCGTCGGGGTCATAGCGTGCATTTATTGGCCAGGATTCCATATGGGTATAAACCGGTCAGTACAGAGCTTGAAAGTGTTAAGAACTTATTGGTGCCAACACATACGTTTGAGCAGGGCATTTTGTATGGATTACGTCATGTGGAATTTCTGGCGAGGGGTATTAACAGTATGAAGTCTTTGATGCGGCACAATGAGTTCGATATTGTCCACTGGCATGGGCTTTGGAGTGACAGTGCGTTTGCAGCATATTCACGACGGATTAGCTCGGCAAAATTAGTTTTTACCAACCACAGTTCTATGTTTTTAGAGTTTTTTTCTAATAAACTGAAGTGTAAATTCATCAAGGTGTTTTTGACAAAACCGGATATTTGTATTGCTCCCAGTGTGGAACTGGCCGATAAATATAAATCTGTATTTAAGCATGTCAACACAATATTTATATCAAATGGCGTTGATTTAAAGACATTTGGTAGTCCTTCTGATAAATTAAAGGCACGACTGACGCTAGGTCTTCCTAAAGAGGGTATCATTGTTGCTTGTCCGCGAAGACTCTGTCAGAAGAATGGTGTTCATTACTTATTAAAGGCTATTCCTTACGTGCCTGAAAATCAGCGGCCGCTCTTTGTAGTAGCGGGGGATGGGCCGATGGCGTCTGATTTAAAAAACCTTGCGGAAACACTCAAAGTTACAAAACATGTGCGTTTTGTTGGCGCTATTCCATATGATAAAATGCCTATTTTTTACGCCGCTTCGGATTTTGCCGTTATCCCATCTTTGTTAGAAGCCACGAGTCTTGCTGCCCTTGAAGCAATGGCGGGCGGATTGCCTGTTATTGCGAGTGCGGTAGGTGGCTTAAATGACCTGCTTGAAAACAATGATGCTGGAATACTTGTTCCTCCAGCGAATTCACAGGTCTTGGCTACGGCAATAACTTCGTTAACAACAAATTCAGACAGTAGAAAACGAATGAGTGTTTCAGCAAAAAACTTTGCCTTAAAGTATTCCTGGGATGAAGTTGCACTTCAAACTGAAAATGCATATAAATCACTTTTTTAG